A region from the Hydra vulgaris chromosome 10, alternate assembly HydraT2T_AEP genome encodes:
- the LOC136086082 gene encoding uncharacterized protein LOC136086082 — protein sequence MGYMWEPYENGKQKQRPLNPPFVLKNISPSCLATPASKVRKTVTSSGFRSILPDELNDFLKEDELRFDDIQSLLSDNDDVIVFQLNKKSLHIRSKVYKLGVPLFILVIFNDYSFVANHNGTTCNISSLAVNKLKLIKTKSALFEAVRFLKNKESSLQSNILFEHLNAMRKVNVGEVLYTSDICRAYEYFAMQRSLYDCLCIDYKLPSIRTLTRLTSKISSMEDLSFINSILMNLNPLKRTSIILIDEVYVKASLLYQRGALFGQAVNYPEKLAKTILSFMIKCLFGGPEFICRAQPVANLSSEFQFA from the exons ATGGGTTACATGTGGGAACCATATG AGAATGGTAAGCAA AAGCAACGACCTTTAAACCCaccatttgttttaaaaaatatttcgcCTAGTTGTTTAGCCACACCAGCAAGTAAAGTTAGAAAAACTGTAACTTCAAGCGGTTTTCGAAGCATTTTACCAGAtgagttaaatgattttttaaaagaggaTGAACTTAGATTTGACGATATTCAATCTTTGTTAAGTGATAATGACGATGTTATTGTTTTCcagcttaataaaaaaagtttacacatTCGATCAAAAGTGTACAAACTTGGTGttccattatttattttagtaattttcaaTGATTATTCATTTGTAGCTAACCATAATGGCACAACTTGTAATATTTCATCTTTAgctgtaaacaaattaaagttaataaaaacaaaatcagctTTATTTGAAGcagttagatttttaaaaaataaagaaagttcgCTTCAGTCAAATATTCTATTCGAACACCTTAATGCTATGAGAAAAGTTAATGTTGGTGAAGTTTTATATACTTCAGATATATGTAGAGCATATGAGTATTTTGCTATGCAACGAAGTTTATATGATTGTTTGTGTATTGACTACAAGTTGCCAAGTATAAGGACTTTAACACGATTGACTTCAAAAATAAGCTCAATGGAGGACCTAAGTTtcataaatagtattttaatgaatttaaatccatTGAAAAGAACCTCCATAATACTAATTGATGAGGTCTATGTCAAAGCTTCATTACTTTACCAAAGAGGTGCTTTGTTTGGTCAAGCAGTAAACTACCCTGAAAAGTtagctaaaacaattttatcatttatgatTAAATGTCTTTTTGGAGGTCCAGAATTTATATGTAGAGCTCAACCTGTTGCAAATCTTTCCTCTGAATTTCAGTTTGCTTAA